In Pantoea cypripedii, the following proteins share a genomic window:
- a CDS encoding prepilin-type N-terminal cleavage/methylation domain-containing protein codes for MAMLLLAMSISALLHYHRALALGFSQQWQQRQAWQVAGQALLGRDVAGWRIQRQQQPQPGSCILERVTVSSPQQREASLARLNCPSP; via the coding sequence GTGGCGATGCTGCTGCTGGCGATGAGCATCAGCGCGCTGCTGCATTATCACCGGGCGCTGGCGCTGGGTTTTAGCCAGCAATGGCAGCAGCGTCAGGCATGGCAGGTTGCAGGCCAGGCGTTGCTTGGTCGCGATGTTGCAGGCTGGCGAATTCAACGCCAGCAGCAACCTCAGCCAGGCAGCTGCATACTGGAACGGGTGACCGTCAGCAGCCCGCAACAGCGCGAGGCTTCACTGGCGCGGCTGAATTGTCCTTCTCCCTGA
- a CDS encoding DUF2509 family protein: protein MKQAGNSTLGMVLMVLLMGGLTLHATRTRLAQDMVLVADEQQHHQDFWLAAGALQWGKVQHWPQTPGWQCQWWVTEQWRSCLLRMEDDRGLLQGSGTGRELALWHWVSLQGNQIRFRAHGWIDYCPLADAALCQAAARIQPGRNPGGDAAAGDEHQRAAALSPGAGAGF from the coding sequence GTGAAACAGGCGGGTAATAGCACCCTGGGTATGGTGCTGATGGTGCTATTGATGGGCGGCCTGACCTTACATGCCACCCGTACCCGACTGGCGCAGGACATGGTTCTGGTCGCTGATGAACAGCAGCATCACCAGGATTTCTGGCTGGCGGCAGGCGCATTGCAATGGGGCAAAGTACAGCATTGGCCGCAGACGCCGGGTTGGCAATGCCAGTGGTGGGTGACGGAGCAGTGGCGCAGCTGTCTGCTCCGCATGGAGGACGACCGTGGGTTATTACAGGGAAGTGGTACCGGGCGAGAGCTGGCGCTCTGGCATTGGGTCTCGTTACAGGGTAATCAAATCAGGTTTCGGGCGCATGGCTGGATTGATTACTGCCCGCTGGCGGACGCCGCGTTGTGTCAGGCAGCAGCAAGGATTCAGCCTGGCAGAAACCCTGGTGGCGATGCTGCTGCTGGCGATGAGCATCAGCGCGCTGCTGCATTATCACCGGGCGCTGGCGCTGGGTTTTAG
- a CDS encoding prepilin peptidase-dependent protein yields MRIRQAGFSLLEMLIAMAVGAVLMLSVGRFLPLLLAENLGLQQRVQLQLELQQITQTLQKALRRAGYCNGECSGPALTLSENGSCILLRWDENSNGRWEGVGHSDSDFYGYRLRSGQVEMQRGVDECNSAGWERLTDPDFLTVTHFRVERQAERLIVQLTGKAGRQSVELESWLMGDNL; encoded by the coding sequence ATGCGAATAAGGCAGGCGGGGTTCAGCCTGCTGGAAATGCTGATTGCGATGGCGGTTGGGGCCGTGCTGATGCTCAGCGTGGGGCGGTTTTTGCCGCTGCTGCTGGCGGAAAATCTGGGTTTACAACAGCGGGTCCAGTTGCAGCTGGAGCTACAGCAAATCACGCAAACGCTGCAAAAAGCGTTGCGCCGCGCGGGTTACTGTAACGGTGAGTGCAGCGGTCCGGCGCTGACGCTGAGTGAAAATGGCAGCTGCATCCTGCTGCGCTGGGATGAAAACAGCAACGGCCGCTGGGAAGGTGTCGGCCATAGCGATAGCGATTTCTATGGCTATCGCTTACGCAGTGGCCAGGTCGAGATGCAGCGTGGCGTCGATGAGTGCAACAGCGCGGGCTGGGAACGCTTAACCGATCCTGACTTTCTGACCGTTACCCACTTCAGAGTCGAGCGCCAGGCAGAGCGTCTGATCGTGCAACTGACGGGCAAAGCGGGTCGGCAATCGGTTGAGCTGGAGAGCTGGCTGATGGGAGATAACCTGTGA
- a CDS encoding prepilin-type N-terminal cleavage/methylation domain-containing protein, with protein sequence MNRNDENGFTLPELLLVMVIASVLSLGTLQGWQRWQQHQQLRESVLQLQGFLLRLRAYASWHNTDASLWLQSGDPGCIGSGTRPVDGCLSASRWIFTPPHAGVRLVSITGEPGFYGRRDVARAGSMDIESSAGRWRVIISARARIRACPAGEKGCE encoded by the coding sequence ATGAACAGAAACGATGAAAACGGCTTTACCCTGCCGGAGTTATTACTGGTGATGGTGATCGCCAGTGTGCTCAGCCTCGGAACTTTGCAGGGCTGGCAACGCTGGCAACAGCATCAGCAGTTACGGGAAAGCGTATTGCAACTCCAGGGCTTTTTACTGCGGCTGCGCGCCTATGCCAGCTGGCATAACACGGATGCCAGCCTGTGGCTGCAATCCGGCGATCCCGGCTGTATCGGCAGTGGAACGCGCCCGGTGGACGGATGCCTGTCAGCATCACGCTGGATCTTTACACCACCCCATGCGGGCGTGCGCCTCGTCAGTATCACGGGCGAACCGGGCTTTTATGGCCGCCGTGATGTCGCCAGGGCGGGCAGCATGGATATTGAAAGCAGCGCCGGGCGCTGGCGGGTGATTATCTCAGCCCGCGCGCGCATTCGTGCCTGTCCGGCGGGAGAGAAAGGATGCGAATAA
- the thyA gene encoding thymidylate synthase, which yields MKQYLDLMQHVLNEGAEKADRTGTGTLSIFGHQMRFNLQDGFPLVTTKKCHLRSIIHELLWFLKGETNIGYLKDNNVTIWDEWADENGDLGPVYGKQWRSWGSASGEEIDQISRVIEQLKRDPDSRRIIVSAWNVGELDQMALAPCHAFFQFYVANGKLSCQLYQRSCDIFLGLPFNIASYALLVHMVAQQCDLEVGDFVWTGGDTHLYSNHLEQARLQLTREPRPLPKLVIKRKPASIFDYQFEDFEIEGYDPHPAIKAPVAI from the coding sequence ATGAAACAGTATCTTGATCTGATGCAACATGTGCTGAATGAAGGCGCAGAAAAGGCCGACCGTACCGGCACCGGCACGCTCTCCATTTTTGGCCACCAGATGCGTTTCAATTTGCAGGATGGTTTTCCGTTGGTGACCACTAAGAAATGCCACCTGCGCTCCATCATTCATGAATTGTTGTGGTTCCTGAAAGGTGAAACCAACATTGGTTACCTGAAAGACAACAACGTCACCATCTGGGATGAATGGGCGGATGAAAACGGCGATCTTGGCCCGGTATACGGCAAGCAATGGCGTAGCTGGGGCAGCGCCAGCGGTGAAGAGATTGACCAGATTTCCCGCGTGATTGAGCAACTGAAACGCGACCCGGATTCGCGCCGCATCATCGTTTCGGCGTGGAATGTGGGTGAACTGGATCAGATGGCGCTGGCACCTTGCCACGCGTTCTTCCAGTTCTACGTGGCGAATGGCAAGCTTTCATGCCAGCTGTATCAGCGCTCATGCGACATCTTCCTCGGTTTGCCATTCAATATCGCCAGCTACGCATTGCTGGTGCATATGGTGGCGCAGCAGTGTGACCTTGAGGTGGGCGATTTTGTCTGGACCGGTGGCGATACCCATCTGTACAGCAACCACCTGGAACAGGCGCGTTTGCAGCTGACCCGCGAACCGCGTCCGCTGCCGAAGCTGGTTATCAAGCGTAAGCCCGCCTCGATCTTTGATTATCAGTTCGAAGATTTCGAAATTGAAGGTTACGATCCGCATCCGGCGATCAAAGCGCCCGTCGCGATTTAA
- the lgt gene encoding prolipoprotein diacylglyceryl transferase: MTNGYIAFPQFDPVIFSVGPISLHWYGLMYLVGFIFAMWLAVRRANKPGSGWKKEEVENLLYAGFLGVFLGGRIGYVLFYNLPLFLENPLYLFKVWDGGMSFHGGLMGVIVVMLIFARRTKRTFFQVSDFIAPLIPFGLGAGRLGNFINGELWGRVAPDFKFAMLFPGSRSEDVALAATNPQYQSLLNTYGVLPRHPSQLYELMLEGVVLFIILNLFIRKPRPMGSVSGLFLIGYGAFRIIVEFFRQPDAQLGLFDGGISMGQILSTPMILAGVIMMIWAYRRHPQQQPREVK; the protein is encoded by the coding sequence ATGACTAACGGCTATATCGCTTTTCCCCAATTTGACCCGGTGATTTTCTCCGTCGGGCCGATTTCGCTCCACTGGTACGGTTTGATGTATCTGGTGGGCTTTATATTCGCTATGTGGCTGGCGGTGCGTCGAGCCAACAAGCCAGGCAGCGGCTGGAAAAAAGAGGAAGTGGAAAACCTGTTGTATGCGGGTTTCCTCGGCGTATTCCTCGGTGGCCGCATCGGTTATGTGTTGTTCTACAACCTGCCGTTGTTCCTTGAGAATCCGCTGTATCTGTTCAAAGTCTGGGATGGTGGGATGTCGTTCCACGGCGGCCTGATGGGCGTGATCGTGGTTATGCTGATCTTTGCCCGTCGTACCAAACGGACTTTCTTCCAGGTCTCTGATTTTATTGCACCGCTGATCCCATTTGGCCTCGGTGCGGGTCGTCTCGGTAACTTTATCAATGGTGAACTGTGGGGCCGCGTGGCACCTGATTTTAAATTCGCCATGCTGTTTCCAGGTTCACGCAGTGAAGACGTGGCGCTGGCGGCCACTAACCCGCAGTATCAATCCCTGCTGAATACCTACGGCGTACTGCCGCGTCATCCGTCGCAGCTGTATGAACTGATGCTGGAAGGGGTGGTGCTGTTCATCATCCTCAACCTGTTTATTCGCAAGCCACGCCCGATGGGCAGTGTGTCAGGACTGTTCCTGATTGGCTACGGTGCATTCCGTATTATTGTTGAATTCTTCCGTCAGCCGGACGCGCAGCTGGGTCTGTTCGACGGCGGTATCAGTATGGGGCAGATTCTCTCGACTCCAATGATTCTGGCTGGCGTGATTATGATGATTTGGGCGTATCGTCGTCACCCACAGCAACAACCGCGAGAGGTAAAATGA
- the ptsP gene encoding phosphoenolpyruvate--protein phosphotransferase, translating to MLTQLREIVEKVASAPRLNEALDLLVNEICLAMETEVCSVYLADHDRRCYYLMATRGLKKPRGRTVTLAFDEGIVGLVGRLAEPINLADAQSHPSFKYIPSVKEERYRSFLGVPIISRRQLLGVLVVQQREHRQFDESEESFLVTLATQMAALLSQSQLGQLFGQFRQSRVKAIAASPGVAVAPGWVDETQPLLDQVSAASTLDVQRERDRLAVAMSEAANEFRRFSKRFTASVQKESAAIFDLYSHLLTDARLKKDLFAEIERGSVAEWAVKTVIEKFAAQFASLQDQYLRERAGDLRVLGQRLLFHLDDSLVGTNAWPERFVLVADELTATTLAELPHERLAGVVVRDGAANSHAAILTRAMGIPTVMGADILPAQLNKRLLIVDGYRGELLIDPEPVLVQEYQRLISEENALSKMAEDVVEQPGELKSGERVQVMLNAGLSPEHERALDSWVDGIGLYRTEIPFMLQNGFPSEEEQVAQYQGMLQLFHNKPVTLRTLDVGADKQLPYMPISEENPCLGWRGIRLTLDQPEIFLVQVRAMLRANAASGNLSILLPMISHIDEIEDARRLIDRAGREVEEMLGYIIPKPRIGVMIEVPSMLFLIPHLADRVDFVSVGTNDLTQYLLAVDRNNTRVANLYDPLHPAMLRALQTIAQEAHKAKLELGLCGEMAGDPMCVALLVGLGYHHLSMNGKNIPRVKYLLRHLDKEETQKLSEQVVAAHTASEVRHQVSAFMERRGLGGLIRGGR from the coding sequence ATGCTCACTCAGTTGCGCGAAATAGTAGAAAAAGTGGCGAGTGCGCCGCGTCTGAATGAAGCACTCGACCTTTTGGTAAATGAGATTTGCCTTGCGATGGAGACCGAGGTTTGCTCGGTCTATCTCGCTGATCACGATCGTCGCTGCTATTACCTGATGGCAACACGCGGGCTGAAAAAACCGCGTGGCCGCACGGTAACGCTGGCATTTGACGAAGGTATTGTGGGTCTGGTTGGCCGCCTGGCCGAACCGATCAACCTCGCTGATGCGCAGAGCCACCCCAGCTTCAAATACATCCCTTCAGTGAAAGAGGAGCGCTATCGCTCCTTCCTCGGCGTGCCCATTATCAGCCGCCGTCAGCTGCTGGGCGTGTTGGTGGTGCAGCAGCGTGAGCATCGTCAGTTCGACGAAAGCGAAGAATCTTTTCTGGTCACGCTGGCCACCCAGATGGCGGCACTGCTGTCGCAATCGCAGCTGGGTCAGCTGTTTGGTCAATTCCGTCAGTCACGGGTAAAAGCCATTGCTGCTTCGCCGGGCGTGGCGGTAGCGCCAGGCTGGGTGGATGAGACCCAACCTCTGCTTGATCAGGTTTCCGCTGCTTCAACGCTGGATGTGCAGCGTGAACGCGACCGTCTGGCCGTCGCCATGAGCGAGGCCGCCAATGAATTCCGCCGCTTCAGTAAACGTTTCACCGCCAGCGTGCAGAAAGAAAGTGCAGCGATCTTCGATTTGTATTCGCACCTGCTGACTGACGCGCGCCTGAAAAAAGATCTGTTTGCCGAGATCGAACGCGGATCCGTCGCGGAATGGGCGGTCAAAACGGTGATCGAGAAGTTTGCCGCCCAGTTTGCCAGCTTGCAGGATCAATATCTGCGCGAGCGGGCCGGGGATCTGCGCGTGCTGGGCCAGCGTCTGCTGTTCCACCTCGATGATTCCCTGGTGGGCACCAATGCCTGGCCGGAACGTTTTGTGCTGGTTGCTGATGAGCTCACCGCAACCACGCTGGCCGAACTGCCTCACGAGCGGCTGGCAGGGGTGGTGGTGCGCGATGGCGCAGCCAACTCTCATGCAGCGATCCTGACGCGAGCCATGGGTATCCCGACGGTGATGGGGGCAGATATCCTGCCTGCCCAACTCAACAAACGCCTGCTGATTGTCGATGGTTATCGCGGCGAGTTGCTGATCGATCCTGAGCCGGTGCTGGTGCAGGAATATCAGAGGCTGATCAGCGAAGAAAACGCGCTGAGCAAAATGGCCGAAGATGTGGTTGAGCAACCGGGCGAGCTGAAAAGCGGCGAACGCGTGCAGGTGATGCTCAATGCTGGTCTCAGTCCGGAACATGAGCGCGCGCTCGACAGCTGGGTCGATGGCATTGGCCTGTATCGCACCGAAATTCCTTTTATGCTGCAAAACGGCTTCCCGTCGGAAGAGGAGCAGGTGGCGCAGTATCAGGGCATGCTGCAACTGTTCCACAACAAGCCGGTGACGTTGCGTACCCTGGATGTCGGCGCGGATAAGCAATTGCCATATATGCCAATTAGCGAGGAGAATCCCTGCCTCGGCTGGCGCGGTATCCGCTTAACCCTCGACCAGCCGGAAATCTTTCTGGTGCAGGTGCGCGCCATGCTGCGCGCCAATGCGGCCTCGGGCAATCTCAGCATTTTGCTGCCGATGATCAGCCATATTGATGAGATCGAGGACGCGCGGCGTCTGATTGATCGTGCCGGGCGGGAAGTGGAAGAGATGCTTGGTTACATCATCCCGAAGCCGCGCATTGGCGTGATGATCGAAGTGCCGTCAATGCTGTTTCTGATCCCGCATCTGGCGGATCGTGTCGATTTTGTCTCGGTTGGCACCAACGATCTGACCCAGTATCTGCTGGCGGTGGATCGCAACAATACGCGCGTGGCGAATCTTTACGATCCGCTGCATCCGGCGATGTTGCGCGCGTTGCAGACCATTGCGCAGGAAGCCCACAAGGCCAAGCTGGAGCTGGGGCTGTGTGGTGAAATGGCTGGCGATCCGATGTGTGTCGCGCTGCTGGTGGGGCTGGGCTATCACCACCTCAGTATGAACGGTAAAAATATCCCGCGCGTGAAGTATCTGCTGCGTCATCTCGACAAAGAAGAAACGCAGAAGCTGAGCGAGCAGGTCGTGGCGGCTCACACCGCTTCGGAAGTCCGCCATCAGGTTTCCGCTTTTATGGAGCGACGCGGCCTGGGTGGATTGATTCGCGGTGGTCGCTAA